The nucleotide window TGAAGGCTGTTAGGACGGGCTAAAATGGAATAAagggggtacaactcaatattaggaaggtgctcctaatgtttGATATACTCAATGTATGTGCAATGTACAATTCTGTGtctattccatatgtgttcaGTATTGCAGGCTACTTCATCCCTAAGAACACTGTCATCATCCCCAATTTGTTTGGGGCGCATCATGACCCTGCAGTGTGGACGGATCCCTATTCCTTCAAACCAGGTGCTGGGCTATTGAGTGTACTGgcaatgtcccaaatggcatcatattccctatatagtgaactactattgatcagggcccataaggctcaggttaaaagtagtgcactatgtagggaatagggtaccatttgggattcAGCCTAGAATTGCTTTCACTTGGCTCAGCAACATAGTTCCAGCAGCAGCTAACAGTAGACCCTCTCTCTTTCAGAGCGGTTCCTGGAGGGTGGGGGGGCCTCGACGCGTGCTCTCCTGCCTTTCGGCGGGGGCGCTCGGCTGTGTTTGGGGGAGGCTGTGGCCAAAATGGAATTGTTTCTGTTCACCGCCTACTTGTTGCGTGATTTCCAGTTCATACCTGCTGAAAGCCAGACCTCTCTACCAGACCTGACAGGAGTAGCCAGTGTGGTACTCAAAGCCAAGGCCTACACAGTCATAGCACTGCCCAGACCTGGGCCTTGACCTCTCACAGAGTTTGTTCATGTACAGTGATCACATTACATTTCTATCAATCATTCGGCTCTAGAGGAAGTATTCTTATAAGAGAAGGCATATATTGTGTAGTATTGTGCAGTAATGGTGAAGTAATTGGAATGTATAGAATAATATTTTCTACTTCTAATAAATACTTCCTCTTTTAACAA belongs to Oncorhynchus keta strain PuntledgeMale-10-30-2019 unplaced genomic scaffold, Oket_V2 Un_scaffold_1526_pilon_pilon, whole genome shotgun sequence and includes:
- the LOC118377979 gene encoding steroid 17-alpha-hydroxylase/17,20 lyase-like; this encodes MFDILNVCAMYNSVSIPYVFSIAGYFIPKNTVIIPNLFGAHHDPAVWTDPYSFKPERFLEGGGASTRALLPFGGGARLCLGEAVAKMELFLFTAYLLRDFQFIPAESQTSLPDLTGVASVVLKAKAYTVIALPRPGP